From the Ascaphus truei isolate aAscTru1 chromosome 15, aAscTru1.hap1, whole genome shotgun sequence genome, one window contains:
- the LOC142466549 gene encoding serine/threonine-protein kinase 35-like, with amino-acid sequence METAPPCPSLLINRRILRARRAVNGTGRARASEEEEKKACPVVRGVRRSAGPARPRRRPGRSAGSARPPRYSLLSEIGRGSYGVVYEALARKSGCRVAVKKIRCDAPENVELALCEFWALASLRRRHPNIVRFEECVLQRNGLAQRMSHGNKSSQLYLRLVETSLKGERILGYSEEACYLWFVMEFCEGGDLNQYVLTRRPDPATNKSFMLQLTSAIAFLHKNQIVHRDLKPDNILITERSGLPVLKVADFGLSKVCAGLAPRGKESSTGGGNENRTVNVNKFWLSSACGSDFYMAPEVWEGHYTAKADIFALGIIIWAMIERITFVDAETKKELLGTYIKQGSEIVPVGEALLENPKMVLHIPQKRRTSMSEGIRRLLKDMLAANPQDRPDAFELETRMDQVTCAA; translated from the exons atgGAGACGGCTCCGCCCTGCCCGTCGCTGCTAATAAACCGGCGCATACTCCGAGCCCGCCGCGCCGTCAACGGCACCGGCCGGGCCAGGGCctcggaggaggaggagaagaaggcctgccCGGTTGTGCGAGGGGTCAGGCGCAGCGCAGGCCCAGCCCGCCCCAGGCGGAGGCCAGGCCGCAGCGCAGGCTCAGCCCGCCCACCCCGTTACAGCCTGCTGTCGGAGATCGGGCGCGGGAGTTACGGGGTGGTGTACGAGGCGCTGGCCCGGAAGAGCGGCTGCCGGGTGGCGGTGAAGAAGATCCGTTGCGACGCGCCGGAGAACGTGGAGCTGGCGCTGTGCGAGTTCTGGGCCCTGGCCAGCCTGCGGCGCCGGCACCCCAACATCGTGCGCTTCGAGGAGTGCGTGCTGCAGCGCAACGGCCTGGCGCAGAGGATGAGCCACGGCAACAAGAGCTCGCAGCTCTACCTGCGGCTGGTGGAGACCTCGCTCAAAG GTGAGCGTATCTTGGGGTACTCAGAGGAAGCCTGTTACCTGTGGTTCGTCATGGAGTTCTGCGAGGGCGGGGACCTCAACCAATACGTCCTAACCCGACGACCGGACCCGGCCACGAACAAGAGCTTCATGCTTCAGCTGACCAGCGCCATCGCCTTCCTGCACAAGAACCAGATTGTTCATCGCGACTTGAAACCCGACAACATCTTGATCACCGAGCGCTCTGGCCTCCCTGTGCTCAAAGTGGCGGACTTTGGCCTCAGCAAGGTGTGCGCCGGCCTGGCCCCCCGCGGGAAGGAGAGCAGCACGGGGGGCGGAAACGAGAACAGAACTGTGAACGTCAACAAGTTTTGGTTGTCGTCAGCCTGCGGCTCGGACTTCTACATGGCCCCAGAGGTGTGGGAGGGACACTACACGGCCAAAGCAGACATCTTCGCCCTGGGCATCATCATCTGGGCCATGATTGAACGTATCACCTTCGTGGACGCGGAGACCAAGAAGGAGCTTTTGGGGACCTACATAAAGCAGGGCAGTGAGATTGTGCCTGTGGGGGAGGCGCTGCTAGAGAACCCAAAGATGGTGCTGCACATCCCACAGAAACGCAGGACTTCCATGTCCGAGGGCATCCGGCGGCTCCTGAAGGACATGCTGGCTGCTAACCCGCAAGATCGGCCTGACGCCTTCGAGCTGGAGACGCGAATGGACCAGGTCACCTGTGCTGCTTGA